CCGCGCGTGGACAGGAGGTCGAAAGTCTCCATATCCGCGTCCGGCAAGGTGAAAGCGGGGGCAGTGTCTCCGCTCTGAAGCATGAATTCTCCCTGACGTTCAGCGGATTCTAGCGGAGTGGCGGTGCGAACTCTACCGGACTGTGATCGGGGCTCAACAAACATGATGTCGCTCCTTTCTGGTTTTGGCACGGCCAGGTGACGGAAATACGTACCTGAGTCATCAATAGCCCAGTCCTGCATCATGCTCAAGACGCAGTGCGTCATTCGCCGTTTGCTGATAAAGATTTGCACACCGCACTTTACTGTTTAAAATTACAGCAACAATCAGGAGATGGCCATGAGCACCCGCAGCGAACACCTGACTGCACGCCAGCAGGAAATACTCGATTTCATCCGCCAGACGGTGGAGAGCGAGGGCCGCCCCCCCACCCGTCTCGAAGTGTGTACGGCTTTCGGTTTCCGCTCTCCCAATGCGGCAGAAACTCATCTGCGCGCACTGGCAGCAAAGGGCGCAATCTTGCTCGAGGAAGGACGCGCCCGCGGCATCCGGCTGGCGCAGGCGCTGGGCCTGCCGCTGATCGGCCGGGTTGCGGCCGGCAGCCCGATCCTCGCCGCAGAGCATGTCGAAAAACGTTTCCAGCTCGACCCGACGCTGTTCTCCCCCCGCGCCGACTACCTGCTGCGGGTGCGCGGCATGAGCATGCGCGACGCCGGCATTCTCGATGGCGACCTGATTGCGGTTCATCGGGCCGGCGAGGCGCGCAACGGCCAGATCGTGGTGGCCCGCATCGACGACGAGGTCACGGTCAAGACCTTGCAGCGCAAAGGCCGTACCGTGGAATTGCTGCCGGCAAACCCCGACTTTGAACCGATCGTGGTCGACCCGCAACGATCGCAACTTGTGATCGAAGGCATCATGGTCGGCCTGATCCGCAAGGACAACTGAGCACCGGGACGCGCTGCCCGCAACGCTGCAGCCCGCCCCTGAAAACGCCGTTATGCCGGGGGCGTTCTGCCCGGACAGCAAGCCGTCCGGTTTGTGCCACCCGGCGTCTGCCGCTATCCGCCAGAGGCTTCCGGAGCACATGCTTATTCATTCCACGGACGCGCGCCGCACGCCCCACCGACCGACATCGACCTGAGCACACGCTGCCGCCATGCCGACTCACACCGCACTCGCCACGCTTCCTGCCGGACTGGTCTGGCAGGGACGGCAACTCGCACATCAGGGCGGCCCGGTACTGCCGACAGGCCATGCCGCGCTTGATGCAGAGCTGCCCGGCGGCGGCTGGCCGGGCGCCGCGATGACCGAACTGCTGGCAGACCAGCGCGGTGTAGGTGAGCTTTCGCTGCTGATGCCGTTGCTGCGCCAATCCGGACCGGCGCGCTGGCAGGTCTGGATTGCCCCGCCACAAATGCCTTATGCCCCGGCACTCCATGCTGCCGGCGTCGATCTTGGATCGCTGCTGCTGCTGACCCCGGCCACCGCCGGAGAAGCCGTCTGGGCCGCCCGCCAGGCCCTTGGCTCGGCCAGCTGCCATGTCGTGCTGGCGTGGCTGCCGCAGATCGACAGCGCCGGCCTGCGTCGCCTGCAACTGGCGGCCGAACAAGGCTCGACCCCGCTCTTCCTGTTCCGCGCACTGGCCACCGCACGCCAGCCCTCACCGGCGCCGCTGCGGCTGGCACTCTCGGCCCAGCAGGGTGCCTTGCGCATCGACCTGCTCAAGCGCAAGGGCCCGCTCGCACACGCCCCCGTTGTGCTGCCGCTGCACGGCGACCGGCCTTGACTCCGCAGGCATCCCGACGTGCTGTGGCTGGCCCTGATCCTTCCCGAATTGCCCCTGCAGGTCCACATTCGCGGCCTGGCAGCCTCCGGCCTGCTCGCCATTACCGAGAACAGGCCCAGCGCTCAGGTCATCGCCGCCACGCCTGACGCCCGCGCACAGGGCATACAGCCCGGCCAGGGCGTCGCCGGCGCGCTCGCGATGCTGCCGACGCTGCGCCTGGTGCCACGCACTCCTGAGCGTGAAGCCGCCCTGCTGAAGGAGCTGGCGGCCTGGTCGGGTGCGTTTGCCTCCCGCGTCTGCCTCGACCCACCCGACTGCATCCTGCTGGAGGTCGCCTCCAGCCTGCGCCTGTTCGGCGGACTCGACGCCCTCGAAGCCGCCTTGCTAGACGGACTGCAGCAGCAGGGACTCGATGCCTGCAGCGCGGGCGCACCCACACCGCTGGCAGCACGCTGGTTCGCGCGCCATGCACATCATGATCCGCAGTCTGTCGTCACACCTGCACCGGACTGGCACGCCCGCCTCGATGCCTTGCCGCTGGAACTGCTTGCCGACGACGGCGCGATCAGCACGAGCAGCTTCGATCTGCTCCATGACCTCGGCCTGCGTACCCTGGGTGAAGTCCGTGCGCTTCCCGCAGCAGGCCTCGCCCGTCGTCAGGCGCAGGCGGTCAGCGAAACCCTTGCCCGTGCCTACGGCGAATGCCACGACCTGCGCCCGGCGTTCATCCCGCCCGAGCGCTACACGGCCCAGCTCAGCCTGCCCGCGGCAACCGTCAATACCGAGCCCCTGATGTTCGCCGCCCGGCGCCTGTTTGCCGGCCTGCCGAGCTGGCTCGCCGCACGACACACCGGCATCGACCACTGCCGCCTGAGCCTGCAGCACGAACGCGGCGAGGACACCGTGCTCGACATCCTCACCGGCATGCCGAGTCGCGACGAAGCCAGGCTCAACCTGCTCGCGCGCGAACGGCTGGCGGTACTCGAACTGCCATCGGCGGTGGAAGGCATGACGCTGAGCACCGACGCACCACGTGCGCTGGCCGCCCGCTCGGACGACCTCTTCGGCGACCCTGCGACCGAACGTGAAAACGCCTTGCTGCTGCTGGACCGCCTGCGGGCACGGCTGGGAGAAGACTGTGTGAGGCAGCTGAGCATCGTTCCGGACCGCCGCCCCGAGTGCGCCTGGCGCAGCACCGCATTGGGCACGATCTCACCCCGCCCGGCTCGAAATGCAGACACGCCTGCCGGCGCCACCCGGCCGCTCTGGCTGCTGACCAGGCCGCGCCGGATCGATGCACCGCGCAAGCTTTACCTGCTGCGAGGGCCGGAGCGCATCGAACAGGGGTGGTGGGACGGGCATGACATCCGTCGCGATTACTACCTCGCGCAAACGGCCGACGAAGGCTTGTGGTGGGTATTCCGCGAACTGGACCCGCCACACGACTGGTACCTGCAGGGCTACTTCGGCTGAGCCTCAACGCCCTGCAGAGCCCCCATGCATCAGGAGGCAGGCGGGAGCAGTCCGTTCATGAACCCTGCCAGCGCCACATCCTTTGCAGTAAGTCCGCCTGCGTCATGCGTGCTGAGCACGACATGCACACGGTTATAGACATTGGACCACTCCGGATGGTGATCCAGCTTTTCGGCCTGCAACGCCGCCCGGCTCATGAAACCGAAAGCCGCATTGAAATCCGCAAACCTGAATTCGCGCTCGATCGCATCCCGCCCATCCACCATCTTCCAGCCGGGCAAGCCGGCCAGAGCGGCGGTTCGTTCCGCATCGCTGAGTTTCATCCTGCCCTCCCGCTTCAACGCAAGGAAAACACCACCAGTCTTCCGCCAGCCTCGGCCTTTGCCGCTGTGGGCTTGACCATGAAAACGCGCTCGGGCGGCACCTTGCCCGTCGTCACCAGCCACTCGCGCACATTCTGCGCACGCTGCTGCGCAAGCAACCTGAGGTCCTCGTCGCCCACCGTCATCGTCGGCAACAGCAGCGCCTCCATCTCGGCAACCGGCAGACTCTTGGCGACACCGAGGAAGTTGCGCGGCTTCTCGATCTCGGTGTCGTCATAGACCTCTTCGAGCAAGGCGGCGTACTCGTCCTCAGCAATCTCGATATTCTGCAGCGAAGGCGCAGACTGTCCGCTCTTGACCATCGCCTTGAGCTTGACCGCACGCACCTGATCAAGCAGCTTTGCGCGGCGAATGCCCTCGGGGTCGCTCGCAGGATCGGCAAAGCCGGTGATGTCGAGCCGCAAGCCGGCCCGATCGACCAGCACCTTGGCGAGCGTCGCCAGCTTTTTCTGCTGCGCCTCACCCGGACGTGACACACCGGAGTCGAACTCGACCTGGGACAGCTCCTCGCCCCCTCCAAGCACGGACCCGAGCAGCGCGAAGGGCGAGGTGATCGCCTTGCCCACCAGATTGAAGAGCGCCTTCACCACCAGTCCGAACACGCTGAACTCGGGGTCGTCCATGGTGCCGCTCACCGGCAGATCAAGATTGATCTGACCGCGACTGTCCTTGAGCAGCGACACGGCCAGCTGCACCGGCAGGTTGACCGCATCCGGACTGTCGACGGCCTCGCCGAAGGTGAGCTGGTCGAGGAAGATCTGGTTTCCCGCCGTGAGCTTGCGCTCCTCGATCCTGTACGTGAGTTCTGCCGACAACTTGCCGCGCTGAATGCCGTAGCCGACATACTTGCCCGAGTAGCTCGACAAACCGGTCAGCTCGAAATCCTTCACCGAGGCACCGATGTTCAGGTACTGATCCTGCCGAAAGGGGTTGAACTCGCCGTTGATCGATACCGGCGCCGAATTGTCGACCCTGCCGTCCAGCGTCAGCTTGGCAATCGTGGTCGGGTCCGAAGACAGTCCGGACAACTCCCCCGCCATCCCGGTCAGGTTGGCGTCGTAGTTGGGGCGCACGAAACGGTCGCTGAAGGCGATGTTGCCACCCTTGACCCGGATCCGGCCGATCTTGATCGGCGGCATGTCGGCCTGCGCCTTGCCGTCGGCAAGTGCTGCTTCGGCTTTCTGCCGCTCGGCCTCGGCCTCCTCGGTTCCGGCCTGAATCTCGCGCAGGTTGAGCTTGCCCTGGTCGCTCAGGATCAGGCGGGTATAGAAGTCGTTGAGCGCGATGTCGCGCACCTCGAGCGCAAACGGCGCCAGGCGCATATCGATGTCGTTCAGGCTCAGGCTGCCCCAGCGCACGAAATCGGTCGCATTCAGGCGATCGATCGAGGAAAAGTTGGCGACGCCGACATCGCCAGTCAGCCGCCCCTTGATGCCGTCACGCGCTGACTCCAGCGCAAGCTTCGCCTTCGCGTACAGACTTCCGCGCGAAATGGCGATCTTGGTTTCTTCCAGCACATACGGCTGCAGGGGCAGCAGATCGACGTTGTCGAGGTCAAGTGCCATCGACGTCTTCAGCGGATCGAGTACCGCCGTCCCCGACACGCCCAGCTTGCCGCGCTTGTTGATCCGGCTCTTCAGGTCGAGCTTGAGTTCAGCCCCCTTGTCAGTGGAAAAGTTTTCCACCTTGAGCGCGATGCCCTCGGCCTCAAGCACCACGGGCTTGCCCGCACTGCGGTCATCAACCCGCAGCGATGCGTCCTCGAGCGCGAGCTTCCTGACCGTGACCGACCATGGCGCCTCCCCCTTGGCCGCAGGTTTCGCCGGCGCGGCCTTGCCTGCCAGCGCCATCAGGTCGAAGTCGCCATTGCGCTGACGAACGGTCGACACTGCCGCACCCTTCACCCCGAACTCGCCTACGACGACCTTGCGTTCGGCCACCAGTACCTGGGCATTGCTCACGTTCACTTGCGGCAGCTTCAGTGCAGCGCCCTTGTCGCCTTTCAGACCGAGCACGAAATCCTTCAGGTTCAGGGTTTCGGCGTTGACTTCGATCTGTGGCTCACCGCCCTTGAGGGCAAGCTTGTAACGTATCGAGCCGTCGAGACGGCCGCCACGGATCTCGCCGCCAGGCATCGCCGCGGCCAGATAGGGACCATAGCGGGCAGGCTGCAGCTGTTCGACGATCAGGTTGCCATCCAGCTCGAAAGGCTCGAGCCGCAGGCTGTCCTGGTGGCTGAGCTTCTCGCCGGCGTCACTGACATAGTCCAGGCGGATCTCCGCCGGCATGTCTCCGATGGTCGACAGGTCACGCAGGTCGAGGTTGATTGCCTCGATCCGGGTGCGGAAGGGTCCCGGTACGCTGCGATCCTCGAAGCGGACCACGCCATCACGAATTCGCGCCGACGCCAGCAGGAAATCGAGCGGTGCCGGCGCAGCGGGCCTGGCACCATCCTGCGCGGCGGCCACGGTTTTTTCAGCACCGGCCTCCGCGGCCTTCCTTGCCCCGTTCGCGGGTGTCTTTGCAGACGCCTTGGCGGACGTCGCCTGTTCGCCCGGCGCAGACCTGGGCAGCAACTGCAGCACGTTGATGCCGCCGTCGGCGAGGCGAACGAGATTGAGCTCAGGCTGCATCAGGCGCAATTTGCTGAACTGGAAGCGGTTCACCATAGGCTGTACGTCAGCCAGCTCGATACCGAACTCGGCCACAGTCAGCACCGGCGCACCCGCCTTGTCCTGAACCTCCAGCTTGTCGATCTGTACCTGTCCGCTGAGCGCCACCACCGGTGAAGCATCCACCGGCTGACTGAAGCTCAGCTGCATGTCGGCACCGAGCACCCCCGAAGGCAGCTTGAAAGCCGGATCGAACGGCAGGTAAGGCATCCACTCGGGCAGCTGAAAGTCCTTCAGCGAGAAGTCGACGACGGTCTCCCGTTCTTCGGTGAAGGGCTTGGTGCGCCCACTGATGCCCAGCGGCTTGCCGTTGAGCATGGCCGACAGCGACGGCTCGACGAACACATCGACCTTGACCGGCAGATTGGACACGAAGGGAATGCCGATATTGATGTCCGACAGTTCGTGCTGCAGACCTTCGACCTGGTCATCTACCGAAATGCGCCCGCCGGTGAGCTGAATGTTGCCCACCGAGAAGCGCGACTCCCCCTCGCTCTCGGGCTGTTCGCCGAGGCGCTCGACGACGTCTGACCAGTTGTGTCTGCCCGCCGGCAGGCGTGTCAGCGCAAGCTGCAAGCCGTCGACCGAGAGCTCATGCAGCACCGGACCGCCGCGGATGATGGATTCGAGTTCGAGATTGAGGTTGAGACGCTCGAAGGACAGGTCGGGCTTCTGCCCGTCAGCGGCCATGATCCTTGCCCCGCGAACTTCCGCTGCGAGGGTAAAGGGGTTGAACAGGACACCGTCGATCGAAACCTCACGCCCCAGTGTTTCACCCAGGATCTTGGTTGCATAGTGCCGCGCCACTGGCGGCACCACGCCAAACCCGATCACGGCCACGGCCAGCAAGACACCCACTCCCCACTTCGCCGGGCGGATGAACCGCTGCAGACGGGGTTGTTGCGTCGGGCCGGGGGTTGAATCAGACATTCACATGCTCCATGTGCTCGAAAACCGTTATGAATCGACCTGTGAAACCCCGGGGCGAACCCCGAAAATCGTCAGTACGTTTGCCGCCGGTCGTCACCGGGCGTATTCTGCGCCGCTTTCAACGCACCGGGCGCGATTGTGGCTGACCAGCGTTTCGACCTTGTTGTAATCGGTGCCGGCGCCGCCGGCATGATGTGTGCAGCGACCGCAGGCCAGCGCGGCCGGCGCGTACTGCTGCTCGATCATGCCCCCAAACTTGCCGAGAAAATCCGCATCTCGGGCGGCGGGCGATGCAACTTCACCAACCGTCGCGTCGCTGCGGAACACTTTCTGTGCCGCAATCCGCACTTCGTCCGCTCGGCGCTCTCGCGTTACACGGCGCGCGATTTTATCGACCTTGTGGAACGTCATGGGGTTTCTTATCACGAGCGCGACTGGGGACAGCTGTTTTGTGATGATTCCGCGCAACAGATCATCGATCTGCTGCGCGCCGAATGCGAAGACGGGGCAGTCCAGTGGGCCATGCCGGCCAGCGTGCAGGCAGTGGAACGCACATCGGACGAGCATGATCGATTCGTCATCGCCACGACCATGGGTCGATTCTACGCCCACAGCCTGGTGATCGCGACCGGCGGGCTTTCCATCCCCAAGATCGGCGCCAGCCCTTTCGGCTACCGTATCGCCGAGCAATTCGGCATCCCCGTCATCGCACCCCGCCCCGCGCTGGTGCCGCTCACGTTACCCCCGGAAACACTTTCGCTGCTGGCACCGCTGGCCGGCGCCTCCTTCGAGGTCGAAGCCTCCTGCCGCGGCCCCGCCTTTCGCGAGGCCGCCCTGATCACGCATCGCGGGCTGTCAGGCCCCTCCATCCTGCAGGCGTCGAGCTACTGGCAGGCGCAGGCCTATGAGAAGGATGACTGGGCACCGGTCAGCCTCAACCTGCTGCCCGGAATCGATGCCGAGGAATGGCTGATGGCGCATGCCAGCGAGCGCGGCCTGCTCGCCAACCTGCTGTCCGAGCGCCTGCCCCGACGCTTCGCCCACGCACTGTGCGCGCTGCAAGGCTGGGAGAAGCCGGTCAACGCGTTCCGCCATGCGGATCTGCGCCAGATTGCCGCCACCCTTGCCGACTGGCAGCTGGTGCCCTCCGGCACCCAGGGTTATGCCAAGGCCGAGGTCACGCTCGGCGGGGTCGACACCAACGCACTGTCGTCAAAGACGATGGAAGCGCGCAAGCAACCCGGCCTGTTCTTCGCGGGCGAAGTCATGGACGTGACCGGCCACCTCGGCGGGTACAACTTCCAGTGGGCGTGGTCATCCGGTTACGCAGCAGGCCAGCACGCCTGAGCCGGGCACACCCGGCCCCGGCCAGACATTCATCACCCTGTCACACGCCTGCGCCACGCTTGACGGCGACCCCATCGCCCCAGGCCGCACATGCAGGAAAAACAGGTTCGCTCGATCTTTCTGTCGGATATCCACCTCGGCACGCGCGGCTGCCAGGCAGAACGTCTGCTCGATTTCCTGCGTTACCACGATTCCGAGAATCTCTTCCTGATTGGCGACATCGTGGACTTCTGGGCAATGAGCAGAAGCATCCACTGGACCAGCACCCAGAACACCGTCGTGCAAAAGGTGTTGCGGCGTGCGCGCAAGGGCACGCAGGTGGTCTTCATTCCCGGCAACCATGACGAGGCCTTGCGCGAATACATCGGCACCACATTCGGTGACATCCGCCTCGAGTCAGACTGGATTCACGAGACCGCGGACGGGCGGCGCTTCCTGCTGCTGCATGGCGACGAATACGATCAGGTCACCCGCCATCATCGCTGGGTCGCGGTACTCGGTGACGTCGCCTACAACGCGCTGGTCCGCATCAACGGCGGACTGTCACGCATCCGGCGCCGCCTGGGCATCTCCGGCTACTGGTCGCTCGCCGGCTACGCCAAGCGCAAGGTCAAGACCGCGGTCAGCTTCATCTTCGACTTCGAGGACTCGGTGATGCACGGCGCGCGCGAGCGCGGCGTGGATGGCGTGATCTGCGGACACATTCACTGGGCGAGCATGCGTGAGGTCGATGGGCTGACCTATGTGAATTGCGGCGACTGGGTCGACAGCTGCACGGCCATCGTCGAGCATCTCGACGGCCGGCTTGAGCTGATCCACTGGGGCGCCCAGCCCACAGCACAGAAAGCACTGCCAGCGCCCACCGCACAGACACCGGAGCGGGAACAGGAGGCCGCAGTCAGCGCCTGAACCTGGCCGCACGCGGGCCGCTCAGCCCGGTTGCGCCCGACGCCACGGCAACAGCGGCAAATAGGCGAGCACCTGGACTGCGATCAGGCCGCCAAAAGCGAGGCTCAGCGATGCAGACAGTGTCTGCCCCGCCAGCTGCAAGGCATCAAGCGCCAAACCCAGGCCCCACTGCACGGCGAAGGCACCGGCAAACGCCATCAGGTTGATTGCCGTCGATACGCGCGCGAACACCTGACGGGGAAAATTCGAGGCGGTTGCGAGGTAGGTCTGTGAATTGACCGACGACAGCGCACCGAGCAGAAACCACAGCACCACCAGCGGACCCAGATCGAACAGGATGCAGAGCTGCACGCTCAGCATGCCCGCATAGCCGAACTGAATCAGGTTGAGCGGGCGCACGCCGCGCGTTGCAAGGCGCACACCGAGAAGGCCAATGGACAATTGCCCCGCCAGCATGCCGACATTGAGCGCTACCAGATAGCCTGCGGCCTGGGCCAGCGACAGCCCGTTTACGCTCATCAGCCAGGGCACGGCCCAAAGGCTCTGCATGGCCATGAAGCCGCCGGTAAAGAACATCGACGACGCTGCGAATTTCAGGAATGCAGGGGCAGGAAAGATCCGCACCGCCGCGCGCAAGGCATCGAGCAGACGCTCGTTGTCCCCGTGGCTGGCCTCGTCGGGCAAGGACAGGAAAATCCACAGCGAGATCATCAGCGCAAGCGCGGCAATGGTCCAGAACACACCGCGCCACCCCATGAACGGCAGCAAGGCCTCGACCGGTGCGCTTGCAGTGAGCGCGCCCAGCGCACCCGCGGCCATGATGAAACCGGTCATCGAGCTCTGTCGTTCGGCCGGATACCACATTGCGAAGCCTTTCAGCGCCCCCATCAGGCAGGCCGACACACCAACCCCGACCAGCGCGCGCGCACCACCGAGACCGGTAAGCGAATCGCCCATCGCAAAGGCGGCACTGCCCAGCGCGGTCAGCAGCATCAGACAGCCTTCGACCCGGCGCGGACCGAAGCGGTCGAGCGCAATACCCACCGGAATCTGTGCCAGACCGAAGGCCAGAAAATAGGTGCTGGTCAGCAGCCCGAGATCGGCGGCGGAAAGGCCGAGCTCGCCCGTCAGCGTGGGCGAAATCACTGCATTGACCGTACGCAGCAGATAGGACAGGTAATAGCCCAGCGCAAAGGGCAGGAAAATCCGCCCCCAGGCGCCTGGGGCTTGGGCAGGACTCATTTCGGGGAATCCGTTCGGCAAAGGCGGCATTCTGCACGTTTTGCACCATCAAGGGGCGCCCGCGGAATCCAGCGGCATGTTCACGATATTGACCCGCGTCAAGGCTGTAAAGGGATCGATGCGGAGAATCGAGACATTCCAGAGGAGTTCTGCCAATGTCCCTTTCCAGCCTGATGACCGACGACCACCGTGCCTGCGACCACGTTTTTGCCCGGCTCGAGACCCTCGTCGCCAAGGGCGACTGGCCTGCCGCCGCAACTGCCATGTCGGCATTCGCCGCGGCGCTGAACGCACATTTCCTGGCGGAGGAAGAACACCTCTTCCCCGCATTCGAAGCCGCGACCGGCATGCACGGCGGCCCCACCGCGGTGATGCGGGCCGAACATGCCGAGATGCGAACCTTTCTTGACAGCATGCAGGCCGCAATTGACGCCCGCGACGGCGACGATTTTGCGGGCGAAGCCGAAACCCTGATGATCATGATTCAGCAGCACAACATGAAGGAAGAAAACATGCTGTACCCGATGTGCGATGCCCGCCTTGCCGACCGCAGTGGCGAACTGGCAGGCACGCTCGATACGGCCCTGCATGCCCGCACAGCCCCCGGAGCCATGGCATGAACACACCGACGATCGTCGACGCCCGCGGCATGGAACCCCCCGTGCCCTTCGAGATGGCGATGGAGGCCGTGGCCGACCTCGCCCCCGGTCAGGCAGTCACGCTGCTGCTCGACCGCATGCCCCATCCACTGTTCCGTATCCTCGATCGCGACGGCTACCGCTATACCCCGACGGTTCGTGACGACGCAGTGGTCGAGGTCCTGATCGAGCGCCCATGAGCGGCGCCAACCCCGGCCTGGGCTATGAGGCAACGCCGCCGTTTTTGGCACCGCTACGCTTCTTTCTCACCGCACCGCTGTTCGGCATCGTCGCCGGGCTGGTGCTGATCGGCGACAGCGGCCTGCTTGCATCGCGCTGGACGCCGGGCACCCTGGCCGTGGTTCACCTGTTTGCAGTCGGCTTCCTGCTGCAGATCATGCTTGGCGCGCTGATCCAGATCATGCCCGTGGTCGCCGGGGCGGCGTTGCCCGCACCGCTGCTCACCGCCCGACTGACCCACGTCGGGCTCAGTCTGGGTGCGGCCGGACTTGCGGCCGGACTCGGCTTCGGCCTGCCGGTCGTGCTGATCGGCGCCGCGGCACTCCTCGGGCTGAGCATTTTCGGCTTTCTCGGCTGCGCCACCGTTGCCATCATTCGTGCGCCAAAGTCGTCCATGGCAAGCCACACGCCGCGTGATCTGCGCCTTTCGCTCACCGGCCTTGCACTCGCCGTCGTGCTGGGCCTCTCGATCGCACTCGGGCTCAGCGGCGGCGCTGCGCTTCCCCTGCCCTTCACGACTCAGGTCAATCTGCACGCGGGCTGGGCGCTGCTTGGCTGGGCCGGCATTCTCCTCGCGGCGGTGAGCTGGGTGGTGGTCCCGATGTTCCAGATCACGCCCGCCTATCCGGTCGCGCTTACCCGTTACTGGGCCCCCGCCATCCTCGGCCTGCTGTGCGCATGGTCCGTGCTCAGTATCACCGGCTTCGACCAGACCGCGATCGTGCTCGCGCTTGCCCTGATCGCCGCCGTGATCTGCTTTGCCGGCATCACGCTGCGCCAGCAGGCGCGCACGCGACGCAGCACACCCGACGCATCCTTTCGCGCCTTCCGCCTGGCAATGGTGACCCTGATTGCCGGCGCCGGCCTGCTCGCCTTTCCGCATTTCTCCGATGCTGAGCACTGGCCCGTGCTGGCCGGCATCCTGGTCCTGCACGGTGGCCTGGGCGGCGCCACCAGCGCCATGCTGTACAAGATCGTGCCCTTTCTGGCGTGGCTGCATCTCACCCAGGCCAAGGTCAAGGCACCCAACGTCAAGAAGATGCTCCCGGATGCGCGCGCCAAAGCACAGCTCAGGATGCACGTGCTTGCGCTTGCAGCGCTGCTTGCTGCTGCACTGGCGCCAGCGCTGGGAGCGCTTGCGGGACTCGCGCTGATTGTGGAGTTCGGCTGGCTCATGCTCAACCTCCTCCATGTCGTCAGGATGTGGCGGGCAAACGCCCCCACGCCACAGCGCGCCGTCACACCAGCCTGATAAGATCGGCGCCTGTTCCGACCTCAGGCACCCGTCCCGCTCATGCTCCGTATCCCGCCCGCCCTCAGCCGCAGCCTCTTCATCTTCGCCC
This genomic interval from Parazoarcus communis contains the following:
- the imuA gene encoding translesion DNA synthesis-associated protein ImuA codes for the protein MPTHTALATLPAGLVWQGRQLAHQGGPVLPTGHAALDAELPGGGWPGAAMTELLADQRGVGELSLLMPLLRQSGPARWQVWIAPPQMPYAPALHAAGVDLGSLLLLTPATAGEAVWAARQALGSASCHVVLAWLPQIDSAGLRRLQLAAEQGSTPLFLFRALATARQPSPAPLRLALSAQQGALRIDLLKRKGPLAHAPVVLPLHGDRP
- a CDS encoding DUF748 domain-containing protein, yielding MSDSTPGPTQQPRLQRFIRPAKWGVGVLLAVAVIGFGVVPPVARHYATKILGETLGREVSIDGVLFNPFTLAAEVRGARIMAADGQKPDLSFERLNLNLELESIIRGGPVLHELSVDGLQLALTRLPAGRHNWSDVVERLGEQPESEGESRFSVGNIQLTGGRISVDDQVEGLQHELSDINIGIPFVSNLPVKVDVFVEPSLSAMLNGKPLGISGRTKPFTEERETVVDFSLKDFQLPEWMPYLPFDPAFKLPSGVLGADMQLSFSQPVDASPVVALSGQVQIDKLEVQDKAGAPVLTVAEFGIELADVQPMVNRFQFSKLRLMQPELNLVRLADGGINVLQLLPRSAPGEQATSAKASAKTPANGARKAAEAGAEKTVAAAQDGARPAAPAPLDFLLASARIRDGVVRFEDRSVPGPFRTRIEAINLDLRDLSTIGDMPAEIRLDYVSDAGEKLSHQDSLRLEPFELDGNLIVEQLQPARYGPYLAAAMPGGEIRGGRLDGSIRYKLALKGGEPQIEVNAETLNLKDFVLGLKGDKGAALKLPQVNVSNAQVLVAERKVVVGEFGVKGAAVSTVRQRNGDFDLMALAGKAAPAKPAAKGEAPWSVTVRKLALEDASLRVDDRSAGKPVVLEAEGIALKVENFSTDKGAELKLDLKSRINKRGKLGVSGTAVLDPLKTSMALDLDNVDLLPLQPYVLEETKIAISRGSLYAKAKLALESARDGIKGRLTGDVGVANFSSIDRLNATDFVRWGSLSLNDIDMRLAPFALEVRDIALNDFYTRLILSDQGKLNLREIQAGTEEAEAERQKAEAALADGKAQADMPPIKIGRIRVKGGNIAFSDRFVRPNYDANLTGMAGELSGLSSDPTTIAKLTLDGRVDNSAPVSINGEFNPFRQDQYLNIGASVKDFELTGLSSYSGKYVGYGIQRGKLSAELTYRIEERKLTAGNQIFLDQLTFGEAVDSPDAVNLPVQLAVSLLKDSRGQINLDLPVSGTMDDPEFSVFGLVVKALFNLVGKAITSPFALLGSVLGGGEELSQVEFDSGVSRPGEAQQKKLATLAKVLVDRAGLRLDITGFADPASDPEGIRRAKLLDQVRAVKLKAMVKSGQSAPSLQNIEIAEDEYAALLEEVYDDTEIEKPRNFLGVAKSLPVAEMEALLLPTMTVGDEDLRLLAQQRAQNVREWLVTTGKVPPERVFMVKPTAAKAEAGGRLVVFSLR
- a CDS encoding Y-family DNA polymerase gives rise to the protein MLWLALILPELPLQVHIRGLAASGLLAITENRPSAQVIAATPDARAQGIQPGQGVAGALAMLPTLRLVPRTPEREAALLKELAAWSGAFASRVCLDPPDCILLEVASSLRLFGGLDALEAALLDGLQQQGLDACSAGAPTPLAARWFARHAHHDPQSVVTPAPDWHARLDALPLELLADDGAISTSSFDLLHDLGLRTLGEVRALPAAGLARRQAQAVSETLARAYGECHDLRPAFIPPERYTAQLSLPAATVNTEPLMFAARRLFAGLPSWLAARHTGIDHCRLSLQHERGEDTVLDILTGMPSRDEARLNLLARERLAVLELPSAVEGMTLSTDAPRALAARSDDLFGDPATERENALLLLDRLRARLGEDCVRQLSIVPDRRPECAWRSTALGTISPRPARNADTPAGATRPLWLLTRPRRIDAPRKLYLLRGPERIEQGWWDGHDIRRDYYLAQTADEGLWWVFRELDPPHDWYLQGYFG
- a CDS encoding NAD(P)/FAD-dependent oxidoreductase codes for the protein MCAATAGQRGRRVLLLDHAPKLAEKIRISGGGRCNFTNRRVAAEHFLCRNPHFVRSALSRYTARDFIDLVERHGVSYHERDWGQLFCDDSAQQIIDLLRAECEDGAVQWAMPASVQAVERTSDEHDRFVIATTMGRFYAHSLVIATGGLSIPKIGASPFGYRIAEQFGIPVIAPRPALVPLTLPPETLSLLAPLAGASFEVEASCRGPAFREAALITHRGLSGPSILQASSYWQAQAYEKDDWAPVSLNLLPGIDAEEWLMAHASERGLLANLLSERLPRRFAHALCALQGWEKPVNAFRHADLRQIAATLADWQLVPSGTQGYAKAEVTLGGVDTNALSSKTMEARKQPGLFFAGEVMDVTGHLGGYNFQWAWSSGYAAGQHA
- the lexA gene encoding transcriptional repressor LexA, with protein sequence MSTRSEHLTARQQEILDFIRQTVESEGRPPTRLEVCTAFGFRSPNAAETHLRALAAKGAILLEEGRARGIRLAQALGLPLIGRVAAGSPILAAEHVEKRFQLDPTLFSPRADYLLRVRGMSMRDAGILDGDLIAVHRAGEARNGQIVVARIDDEVTVKTLQRKGRTVELLPANPDFEPIVVDPQRSQLVIEGIMVGLIRKDN
- a CDS encoding 4a-hydroxytetrahydrobiopterin dehydratase gives rise to the protein MKLSDAERTAALAGLPGWKMVDGRDAIEREFRFADFNAAFGFMSRAALQAEKLDHHPEWSNVYNRVHVVLSTHDAGGLTAKDVALAGFMNGLLPPAS